In a genomic window of Homo sapiens chromosome Y genomic patch of type FIX, GRCh38.p14 PATCHES HG1532_PATCH:
- the TSPY8 gene encoding testis-specific Y-encoded protein 8, giving the protein MRPEGSLTYWVPERLRQGFCGVGRAAQALVCASAKEGTAFRMEAVQEGAAGVESEQAALGEEAVLLLDDIMAEVEVVAEEEGLVERREEAQRAQQAVPGPGPMTPESALEELLAVQVELEPVNAQARKAFSRQREKMERRRKPHLDRRGAVIQSVPGFWANVIANHPQMSALITDEDEDMLSYMVSLEVEEEKHPVHLCKIMLFFRSNPYFQNKVITKEYLVNITEYRASHSTPIEWYLDYEVEAYRRRHHNSSLNFFNWFSDHNFAGSNKIAEILCKDLWRNPLQYYKRMKPPEEGTETSGDSQLLS; this is encoded by the exons ATGCGCCCTGAGGGCTCGCTGACCTACTGGGTGCCAGAGAGGCTGCGGCAGGGTTTCTGTGGCGTGGGTCGGGCAgcacaggccttggtgtgtgcgAGTGCCAAGGAGGGCACCGCCTTCAGGATGGAGGCTGTACAGGAGGGGGCGGCCGGGGTGGAGAGTGAGCAGGCGGCTTTGGGGGAGGAGGCGGTGCTGCTGTTGGATGACATAATggcggaggtggaggtggtggcggAGGAGGAGGGCCTCGTGGAGCGGCGGGAGGAGGCCCAGCGGGCACAGCaggctgtgcctggccctgggcccaTGACCCCAGAGTCTGCACTGGAGGAGCTGCTGGCCGTTCAGGTGGAGCTGGAGCCGGTTAATGCCCAAGCCAGGAAGGCCTTTTCTCGGCAGCGGGAAAAGATGGAGCGGAGGCGCAAGCCCCACCTAGACCGCAGAGGCGCCGTCATCCAGAGCGTCCCTGGCTTCTGGGCCAATGTT ATTGCAAACCACCCCCAGATGTCAGCCCTGATCACTGACGAAGATGAAGACATGCTGAGCTACATGGTCAGCCTGGAG GTGGAAGAAGAGAAGCATCCTGTTCATCTCTGCAAGATCATGTTGTTCTTTCGGAGTAACCCCTACTTCCAGAATAAAGTGATTACCAAGGAATATCTGGTGAACATCACAG AATACAGGGCTTCTCATTCCACTCCAATTGAGTGGTATCTGGATTATGAAGTGGAGGCCTATCGCCGCAGACACCACAACAGCAGCCTTAACTTCTTCAACTGGTTCTCTGACCACAACTTCGCAGGATCTAACAAGATTGCTGAG ATCCTATGTAAGGACCTGTGGCGCAATCCCCTGCAATACTACAAGAGGATGAAGCCACCTGAAGAGGGAACAGAGACGTCAG GGGACTCCCAGTTGTTGAGTTGA
- the TSPY8 gene encoding testis-specific Y-encoded protein 8 isoform X1 codes for MRPEGSLTYWVPERLRQGFCGVGRAAQALVCASAKEGTAFRMEAVQEGAAGVESEQAALGEEAVLLLDDIMAEVEVVAEEEGLVERREEAQRAQQAVPGPGPMTPESALEELLAVQVELEPVNAQARKAFSRQREKMERRRKPHLDRRGAVIQSVPGFWANVIANHPQMSALITDEDEDMLSYMVSLEVEEEKHPVHLCKIMLFFRSNPYFQNKVITKEYLVNITEYRASHSTPIEWYLDYEVEAYRRRHHNSSLNFFNWFSDHNFAGSNKIAESPDRSYVRTCGAIPCNTTRG; via the exons ATGCGCCCTGAGGGCTCGCTGACCTACTGGGTGCCAGAGAGGCTGCGGCAGGGTTTCTGTGGCGTGGGTCGGGCAgcacaggccttggtgtgtgcgAGTGCCAAGGAGGGCACCGCCTTCAGGATGGAGGCTGTACAGGAGGGGGCGGCCGGGGTGGAGAGTGAGCAGGCGGCTTTGGGGGAGGAGGCGGTGCTGCTGTTGGATGACATAATggcggaggtggaggtggtggcggAGGAGGAGGGCCTCGTGGAGCGGCGGGAGGAGGCCCAGCGGGCACAGCaggctgtgcctggccctgggcccaTGACCCCAGAGTCTGCACTGGAGGAGCTGCTGGCCGTTCAGGTGGAGCTGGAGCCGGTTAATGCCCAAGCCAGGAAGGCCTTTTCTCGGCAGCGGGAAAAGATGGAGCGGAGGCGCAAGCCCCACCTAGACCGCAGAGGCGCCGTCATCCAGAGCGTCCCTGGCTTCTGGGCCAATGTT ATTGCAAACCACCCCCAGATGTCAGCCCTGATCACTGACGAAGATGAAGACATGCTGAGCTACATGGTCAGCCTGGAG GTGGAAGAAGAGAAGCATCCTGTTCATCTCTGCAAGATCATGTTGTTCTTTCGGAGTAACCCCTACTTCCAGAATAAAGTGATTACCAAGGAATATCTGGTGAACATCACAG AATACAGGGCTTCTCATTCCACTCCAATTGAGTGGTATCTGGATTATGAAGTGGAGGCCTATCGCCGCAGACACCACAACAGCAGCCTTAACTTCTTCAACTGGTTCTCTGACCACAACTTCGCAGGATCTAACAAGATTGCTGAG TCCCCTGACAGATCCTATGTAAGGACCTGTGGCGCAATCCCCTGCAATACTACAAGAGGATGA
- the TSPY8 gene encoding testis-specific Y-encoded protein 8 isoform X2 — MRPEGSLTYWVPERLRQGFCGVGRAAQALVCASAKEGTAFRMEAVQEGAAGVESEQAALGEEAVLLLDDIMAEVEVVAEEEGLVERREEAQRAQQAVPGPGPMTPESALEELLAVQVELEPVNAQARKAFSRQREKMERRRKPHLDRRGAVIQSVPGFWANVIANHPQMSALITDEDEDMLSYMVSLEVEEEKHPVHLCKIMLFFRSNPYFQNKVITKEYLVNITGLLIPLQLSGIWIMKWRPIAADTTTAALTSSTGSLTTTSQDLTRLLRSYVRTCGAIPCNTTRG, encoded by the exons ATGCGCCCTGAGGGCTCGCTGACCTACTGGGTGCCAGAGAGGCTGCGGCAGGGTTTCTGTGGCGTGGGTCGGGCAgcacaggccttggtgtgtgcgAGTGCCAAGGAGGGCACCGCCTTCAGGATGGAGGCTGTACAGGAGGGGGCGGCCGGGGTGGAGAGTGAGCAGGCGGCTTTGGGGGAGGAGGCGGTGCTGCTGTTGGATGACATAATggcggaggtggaggtggtggcggAGGAGGAGGGCCTCGTGGAGCGGCGGGAGGAGGCCCAGCGGGCACAGCaggctgtgcctggccctgggcccaTGACCCCAGAGTCTGCACTGGAGGAGCTGCTGGCCGTTCAGGTGGAGCTGGAGCCGGTTAATGCCCAAGCCAGGAAGGCCTTTTCTCGGCAGCGGGAAAAGATGGAGCGGAGGCGCAAGCCCCACCTAGACCGCAGAGGCGCCGTCATCCAGAGCGTCCCTGGCTTCTGGGCCAATGTT ATTGCAAACCACCCCCAGATGTCAGCCCTGATCACTGACGAAGATGAAGACATGCTGAGCTACATGGTCAGCCTGGAG GTGGAAGAAGAGAAGCATCCTGTTCATCTCTGCAAGATCATGTTGTTCTTTCGGAGTAACCCCTACTTCCAGAATAAAGTGATTACCAAGGAATATCTGGTGAACATCACAG GGCTTCTCATTCCACTCCAATTGAGTGGTATCTGGATTATGAAGTGGAGGCCTATCGCCGCAGACACCACAACAGCAGCCTTAACTTCTTCAACTGGTTCTCTGACCACAACTTCGCAGGATCTAACAAGATTGCTGAG ATCCTATGTAAGGACCTGTGGCGCAATCCCCTGCAATACTACAAGAGGATGA